One window of Triticum dicoccoides isolate Atlit2015 ecotype Zavitan chromosome 5A, WEW_v2.0, whole genome shotgun sequence genomic DNA carries:
- the LOC119297726 gene encoding dehydration-responsive element-binding protein 1H-like — protein sequence MDMTGSDQQRSSPSSPSSSSHLKRPAGRTKFKETRHPVYRGVRRRGSAGRWVCEVRVPGKRGERLWLGTHLTAEAAARAHDAAMLGLIGPSTPCLNFVDSAWLLAVPSALSDFADVRRSALSAVADFQRREATSGAATTSLAATVPVDDGSCSQSAQSSMENTGSSWTSSLPSGDGMFAVPATLGCNMFELDMSGEMDLDTYYAYFAEGLLLEPPQPPVAGACWDTEGGGADAALWSY from the coding sequence ATGGACATGACCGGCTCCGACCAGCAGCGGAGCTCCccgtcctcgccgtcgtcctcctcgcACCTGAAGCGTCCTGCCGGGCGTACCAAGTTCAAGGAGACGCGCCACCCGGTGTACCGCGGCGTGCGGCGCCGCGGCAGCGCCGGCCGGTGGGTGTGCGAGGTGCGCGTCCCCGGCAAGCGCGGCGAGCGGCTCTGGCTCGGCACGCACCTCACTGCCGAGGCGGCCGCGCGAGCGCACGACGCCGCCATGCTCGGCCTGATCGGCCCCTCCACCCCGTGTCTCAACTTcgtcgactccgcttggctcctcgCCGTGCCGTCCGCGCTCTCCGACTTTGCAGACGTCCGGCGCTCGGCTCTCAGCGCTGTCGCGGACTTCCAACGCCGGGAGGCCACCAGCGGCGCCGCCACCACGTCCCTGGCCGCCACCGTCCCCGTCGATGACGGAAGCTGTAGCCAATCCGCGCAGTCGTCCATGGAAAATACCGGCTCGTCGTGGACGTCGTCCCTACCTTCTGGCGACGGAATGTTTGCGGTGCCGGCCACACTGGGCTGCAACATGTTCGAGCTGGATATGTCCGGGGAAATGGACCTGGACACATACTATGCGTACTTCGCGGAGGGGCTTCTCCTCGAGCCGCCGCAACCGCCGGTCGCCGGCGCGTGCTGGGACACCGAAGGCGGCGGAGCAGACGCCGCGCTCTGGAGCTACTAA